One stretch of Segatella copri DNA includes these proteins:
- a CDS encoding RagB/SusD family nutrient uptake outer membrane protein: MKRKHIFMSALILSALTLTSCDDFLDTESKTDLNSETAYSNAETAEIDLVGCYDGWQRTYTDAGVGMYLMAEFASDQAFAGLGLSDAKNNNVIDQFDISIAPSYNDLFNTDWKNYYAAIFRCNQLIAAENTINWGGNDKVKGRILGEARAIRAILYFDMARLFGDVPLLLTPSEENIPRTPVKDVYQVIFDDFKYAIANIPADAYPLDNRDSNDGRITKYAAEAMMARAYLYYTGYYGEEHPACSKSDAVVAINDVVVNGGYELEANYKDLWMPACTKDASSNGEYAWSTTYAGKWYDGKTWKAGQGSLSKEIVLNMKFNSTHDYNGNGDGNTFSVYLGPRNRSAADICIASGWGACTVTPSFVEQFKNDTRFSACAWSCKEAGFSPDLNDTYEYTGYYTRKYAPMCFADGTRQEVGFKLGEQHQNITYYQDYTIMRYADVLLMQSELTGSNSGLNQVRARAGELPEEYSIENIRKERAIEFAFEGLRYWDLMRYEKDGAFAAKTIAEAQNGASVQNGGAAAKTKFVESNFTTKKGLMQIPNTQITLSGNVLTQNPGW, encoded by the coding sequence ATGAAAAGAAAACATATATTCATGAGTGCGTTGATTTTGTCAGCTTTGACACTTACTTCGTGCGATGATTTCTTAGATACAGAGTCCAAGACCGACCTCAACTCAGAAACTGCTTACAGTAATGCTGAGACAGCAGAGATTGATCTCGTGGGCTGTTATGATGGATGGCAACGCACCTATACAGATGCGGGTGTCGGCATGTATCTGATGGCTGAGTTTGCTTCTGATCAGGCTTTTGCAGGTTTGGGACTCTCTGATGCCAAGAATAACAATGTGATAGACCAGTTTGATATTAGCATCGCTCCTTCGTATAACGACTTGTTTAATACAGACTGGAAGAACTATTATGCAGCTATCTTTCGCTGTAATCAGTTGATTGCTGCTGAGAATACCATCAATTGGGGTGGTAATGATAAGGTGAAGGGTCGCATTCTCGGTGAGGCTCGCGCCATCCGTGCCATCCTGTATTTTGATATGGCTCGTTTGTTTGGTGATGTGCCTTTGCTGTTGACACCATCTGAGGAAAATATTCCTCGTACACCAGTTAAGGATGTTTACCAGGTTATCTTTGATGACTTCAAGTATGCCATCGCCAATATTCCTGCTGATGCTTATCCGCTCGATAATCGTGATAGCAATGATGGTCGTATTACCAAGTATGCTGCCGAGGCTATGATGGCTCGGGCGTACCTCTATTATACAGGTTACTATGGTGAGGAGCATCCTGCTTGCTCTAAGTCTGATGCTGTTGTAGCAATCAATGATGTGGTTGTAAATGGAGGATATGAGTTGGAGGCCAACTACAAGGATCTCTGGATGCCTGCTTGTACCAAGGATGCTTCTTCTAACGGAGAGTATGCATGGAGTACAACTTATGCCGGAAAATGGTATGATGGCAAGACCTGGAAGGCTGGTCAGGGTAGTCTCTCTAAGGAGATTGTGCTCAACATGAAGTTCAATTCTACTCACGACTATAACGGAAATGGTGATGGTAATACCTTCTCTGTTTATCTGGGTCCTCGTAACCGTAGCGCTGCTGATATTTGTATTGCAAGTGGATGGGGTGCCTGCACTGTTACTCCTTCTTTCGTAGAGCAGTTTAAGAACGACACTCGTTTCTCTGCTTGTGCATGGAGCTGCAAGGAAGCAGGATTCTCTCCTGACTTGAATGATACTTACGAATACACTGGTTACTATACCCGCAAGTATGCACCTATGTGTTTTGCAGATGGTACTCGCCAGGAGGTAGGTTTCAAACTCGGTGAACAGCATCAGAATATCACCTACTATCAGGATTATACCATTATGCGTTATGCAGATGTACTCTTGATGCAGTCTGAGTTGACGGGTTCTAACTCTGGTTTGAATCAGGTTCGTGCCCGTGCTGGTGAACTCCCAGAGGAGTATAGTATTGAGAATATCCGTAAGGAGCGTGCTATCGAGTTTGCTTTCGAAGGCCTTCGCTATTGGGATTTGATGCGCTACGAAAAGGATGGAGCTTTTGCTGCTAAGACAATTGCTGAGGCTCAGAATGGTGCTTCTGTCCAGAATGGTGGAGCAGCTGCAAAGACCAAGTTCGTGGAGTCTAACTTTACGACCAAGAAGGGCTTGATGCAGATTCCTAATACTCAGATTACACTTTCTGGTAATGTCTTGACACAGAACCCAGGATGGTAA